The following are encoded together in the Culex pipiens pallens isolate TS chromosome 1, TS_CPP_V2, whole genome shotgun sequence genome:
- the LOC120431158 gene encoding uncharacterized protein LOC120431158 has product MNLNIGPKMTEPNNPRKRPRSPSCSSDEDEDSAPHPYPPEIWEAIFHHLTGLQLLRMRLVCRRWRDIVTSCPPLMAQFKIVLENMDLVDEDGDHWDNDASIDRNFDASCLLPVTTVGFRDYCIYDAIDAWWVWFGLKLTHITMFRCQLELAVLFSMLRQSPALRSLNLCGTWLLEGAELNFRLDGVEEVSLEHVRYDGEGERINLLDVLGEICPRLKRLRIRAIKRPLNVGGLMRTVRALAGTLEGFELDEPAAVDVLRDLSMLRLRSVSIHVGPEFVRHSMARFFRVQPLIEELVVYAKDMQNEQVLADIGRAVPKLRRLTVRDVPGISADFLNLMPNLECLKVVGSNLYAGTVAMANSGNPRLKELCIKHCSITGFMKYLDRSPQIRSVVLGDSYLEDVEEVPSEAGPNAQLRSLEASHCSSVSPKMLEFLYQHYPMIEHVTLGFDHLYNDEVVLMTCERLKYLRKLTLECSQATEDCFKHIIDHGHSLEELKMTFNWLSDEAIEELGSTRNIRIINSNF; this is encoded by the coding sequence ATGAACCTTAACATTGGCCCTAAGATGACCGAGCCCAACAACCCTCGGAAACGCCCCCGCTCACCATCGTGCAGTTCCGACGAGGACGAAGACTCAGCTCCGCACCCCTACCCACCAGAAATTTGGGAGGCAATCTTCCACCACCTGACCGGCCTCCAGCTGCTACGGATGCGTCTCGTATGTCGCCGCTGGCGCGACATCGTCACCTCATGCCCTCCCTTGATGGCCCAATTCAAAATCGTGTTGGAGAACATGGACCTGGTTGACGAAGACGGCGACCACTGGGACAACGATGCAAGCATCGATCGGAACTTTGACGCGAGCTGCCTCCTTCCGGTGACGACGGTGGGATTCCGGGACTATTGCATCTACGACGCGATTGATGCGTGGTGGGTTTGGTTCGGTTTGAAGTTGACGCACATTACGATGTTCCGGTGCCAGCTGGAGTTGGCGGTGCTGTTTTCGATGCTGAGGCAGTCACCGGCTCTGCGAAGTTTGAACTTGTGCGGAACGTGGCTGTTGGAAGGCGCGGAGCTCAACTTCCGGTTGGACGGGGTGGAAGAGGTTTCGCTGGAGCACGTTCGCTACGATGGCGAGGGTGAGCGGATTAATTTGTTGGACGTTTTGGGGGAGATTTGCCCGCGGTTGAAACGGCTGCGGATTCGAGCGATTAAACGTCCGCTGAACGTTGGTGGCCTGATGAGGACGGTGCGAGCTTTGGCCGGGACATTGGAAGGGTTCGAACTGGATGAGCCTGCGGCAGTGGACGTTCTGCGTGATTTGTCTATGTTGCGGCTGAGGAGCGTTTCGATTCACGTTGGTCCGGAATTTGTTCGGCATTCCATGGCCAGGTTCTTTCGAGTGCAGCCGCTGATTGAAGAGCTGGTCGTTTACGCGAAGGACATGCAGAACGAACAGGTCCTGGCCGACATTGGGCGGGCTGTGCCGAAGTTGAGACGGCTTACGGTACGGGACGTCCCAGGAATTAGTGCTGATTTCCTGAACTTGATGCCAAACTTGGAATGCCTAAAGGTGGTTGGTTCAAACTTGTACGCTGGTACAGTCGCTATGGCCAATAGCGGCAATCCGCGTCTTAAGGAACTTTGCATTAAACATTGCTCCATTACTGGATTTATGAAGTATCTTGACCGTTCTCCGCAAATCCGTTCCGTGGTGTTGGGTGATTCCTACCTGGAAGACGTTGAGGAAGTGCCCAGCGAAGCAGGTCCCAATGCCCAGCTTAGATCGTTGGAGGCTTCCCATTGCAGCAGCGTTTCACCAAAAATGCTGGAGTTTCTGTACCAGCATTATCCCATGATCGAGCATGTAACCTTGGGATTTGATCATTTGTACAACGATGAGGTAGTTCTGATGACCTGCGAACGTTTGAAATATCTACGAAAATTAACCCTGGAATGCAGCCAGGCAACTGAGGACTGCTTCAAGCACATCATCGACCATGGACACTCGCTGGAGGagctcaaaatgaccttcaACTGGCTTTCGGACGAGGCCATCGAGGAGCTTGGTTCCACCAGGAACATCAGGATCATCAATTCAAACTTCTAG
- the LOC120431174 gene encoding FAU ubiquitin-like and ribosomal protein S30 — translation MRVFRVRTLRQIKMQLHVRGLNTHVLEVGPQETIQDVKVKLAALECIEEPAQLVLSCEGALLAHDSLVSALGSAELDLTVPLLGGKVHSSLARAGKVKGQTPKVEKKEKKKKKTGRAKRRIQYNRNFANVVQAFGRRRGPNANST, via the exons ATGAGAGTGTTTAGAGTGAGGACACT ACGCCAGATCAAGATGCAGTTGCACGTTCGTGGACTGAACACTCACGTCCTGGAGGTCGGACCCCAGGAAACCATCCAAGATGTTAAG GTCAAGCTCGCCGCCCTGGAGTGCATCGAGGAACCGGCCCAGCTGGTGCTGTCCTGCGAGGGCGCGCTGCTCGCCCACGACTCGCTCGTGTCCGCCCTCGGCTCGGCCGAACTGGACCTGACCGTGCCGCTGCTCGGTGGTAAGGTGCACAGTTCGCTGGCCCGTGCCGGCAAGGTCAAGGGCCAGACGCCCAAGGTCGAGAAGaaggaaaagaagaagaagaagaccggCCGTGCCAAGCGCCGCATCCAGTACAACCGCAACTTTGCCAACGTGGTGCAGGCCTTCGGTCGCCGCCGCGGCCCGAACGCCAACTCGACGTAA
- the LOC120431230 gene encoding 26S proteasome regulatory subunit 6A-B: MAGTLEDKSIWEDGEETLGEEVLRMPTDEIVSRTRLMDNEIKIMKSEVMRITHELQTQNEKIKDNTEKIKVNKTLPYLVSNVIELLDVDPQEEEDDGAVVVLDSQRKGKCAVIKTSTRQTYFLPVIGLVDPEKLKPGDLVGVNKDSYLILETLPAEYDARVKAMEVDERPTEQYSDIGGLDKQIQELIEAVVLPMTHKDKFKNLGIHPPKGVLLYGPPGTGKTLLARACAAQTKSTFLKLAGPQLVQMFIGDGAKLVRDAFALAKEKSPAIIFIDELDAIGTKRFDSEKAGDREVQRTMLELLNQLDGFSSTADIKVIAATNRVDILDPALLRSGRLDRKIEFPHPNEEARARIMQIHSRKMNVSPDVNFEELARSTDDFNGAQCKAVCVEAGMIALRRSAVAVTHEDFMDAIMEVQAKKKANLNYYA; the protein is encoded by the exons ATGGCGGGAACCCTGGAGGACAAGTCGATCTGGGAGGACGGTGAGGAAACGCTCGGCGAGGAGGTGCTCCGGATGCCCACGGACGAAATCGTCAGCCGGACCAGGTTGATGGACAATGAGATCAAAATTATGAAGAGCGAAGTGATGCGGATTACGCACGAGCTGCAGACGCAAAACGAAAAGATTAAGGACAACACGGAAAAGATTAAGGTGAACAAAACGCTGCCCTATTTGGTGTCGAACGTGATTGAGCTGCTGGACGTGGACccgcaggaggaggaggacgacggGGCGGTGGTGGTGCTGGATTCGCAGCGGAAGGGCAAGTGCGCCGTCATTAAGACTTCGACCCGGCAGACGTACTTTTTGCCCGTGATTGGGCTCGTCGATCCGGAGAAGCTGAAGCCGGGTGATTTGGTGGGCGTGAACAAGGACTCGTACCTCATCCTGGAGACACTTCCGGCCGAGTACGATGCGCGCGTCAAGGCGATGGAGGTGGACGAACGGCCCACCGAACAGTACTCGGACATTGGCGGGTTGGACAAACAAATCCAGGAACTGATCGAAGCCGTCGTGCTGCCGATGACGCACAAGGACAAGTTTAAGAACCTGGGAATTCATCCGCCGAAGGGAGTGTTGCTTTATGGACCTCCCGGAACGGGAAAAACGCTGCTGGCTCGTGCCTGTGCGGCGCAAACAAAGTCGACCTTCCTGAAGCTGGCCGGTCCGCAGCTGGTGCAGATGTTCATCGGTGACGGCGCCAAGCTGGTTCGGGACGCGTTCGCCCTGGCCAAGGAAAAGTCGCCGGCGATTATCTTCATCGACGAGTTGGACGCCATCG GCACGAAACGTTTCGACTCGGAGAAGGCGGGAGATCGCGAGGTGCAGCGAACCATGTTGGAGCTGCTCAACCAGCTGGACGGGTTCAGTTCGACGGCGGACATCAAGGTGATCGCAGCCACCAACCGGGTGGACATTCTCGACCCGGCACTGCTCCGTTCGGGTCGGTTGGACCGAAAGATCGAGTTCCCGCACCCGAACGAGGAGGCACGCGCCCGCATCATGCAGATTCACTCGCGCAAGATGAACGTCAGCCCGGACGTGAACTTCGAGGAGCTGGCCCGGTCCACGGACGATTTTAACGGGGCCCAGTGTAAGGCCGTGTGCGTCGAGGCCGGTATGattgcgctgcgtcggtcggCCGTCGCCGTCACCCATGAGGACTTTATGGACGCCATCATGGAGGTGCAGGCCAAGAAGAAGGCCAACCTTAACTATTATGCTTAG